Proteins encoded in a region of the Haloglomus salinum genome:
- a CDS encoding DUF7471 family protein, whose product MANGPLLIALLALAGVAAATLLGLALAGFARRRSRPYLLVALALATLLVRVAVASAAMAGLLTDPDHHLAEHVLDVLMAALVIAAVYTARSVRRRASADPEHEVVDDD is encoded by the coding sequence ATGGCCAACGGGCCGCTGCTCATCGCGCTGCTGGCGCTCGCGGGTGTCGCAGCGGCTACGCTGCTCGGACTGGCGCTCGCGGGCTTCGCCCGCCGGCGCTCCCGACCGTACCTGCTGGTCGCGCTCGCGCTCGCGACGCTCCTCGTCCGCGTCGCGGTGGCGTCGGCCGCGATGGCCGGCCTGCTGACGGACCCCGACCACCATCTCGCCGAGCACGTGCTGGACGTGCTGATGGCCGCGCTGGTCATCGCCGCCGTCTACACGGCCCGCTCGGTCCGCCGGCGGGCGAGCGCGGACCCCGAGCACGAGGTGGTCGACGATGACTGA
- a CDS encoding DUF7350 domain-containing protein, translated as MDRREFLRAGGAAGVLALAGCTGTDGGDGGGGATPTPTPAGGSGETPTQADDASLPGGVYVQRYSESMAMQGTETADGYAAGLMYAAPHVFWNVAGSQLEQTPKEPSDSVHLMAVVWDPETNTVLPEAGVSVEILQNGSLVSQEVIYPMLSQRMGFHWGGNFPLDGDGEYVARVSIGGMNTRRTGAFEGQFGDPATLELPFAFNEAERSKVTVEPLEQYGQRGAVKPMSMGMMPQAYAPKQSDLPGEFLAKTTSDDTVFLSTQLSGEAASRFDATNYLAVSARTPYNRIVLPSMAVEATVTRGSETVFDGALTRTLDPELDYHYGTAIAGGLQAGDEVELRVPTPPQVARHEGYERAFLQMEPMTFTV; from the coding sequence ATGGACAGACGAGAGTTCCTGCGAGCGGGCGGGGCGGCCGGAGTCCTCGCGCTGGCAGGCTGCACGGGAACAGACGGGGGGGACGGTGGCGGGGGCGCGACACCGACGCCCACGCCGGCCGGCGGCAGCGGCGAGACACCGACACAGGCCGACGACGCGTCGCTCCCCGGGGGCGTCTACGTCCAGCGCTACTCCGAGAGCATGGCGATGCAGGGAACGGAGACGGCGGACGGATACGCCGCCGGGCTCATGTACGCCGCCCCGCACGTTTTCTGGAACGTCGCCGGGTCACAGCTGGAGCAGACACCGAAGGAGCCCTCGGACAGCGTCCACCTGATGGCCGTCGTCTGGGACCCCGAGACGAACACGGTCCTCCCCGAGGCGGGAGTCTCCGTCGAAATCCTCCAGAACGGCTCGCTCGTGAGCCAGGAGGTCATCTACCCGATGCTCTCCCAGCGGATGGGATTCCACTGGGGCGGGAACTTCCCGCTCGACGGCGACGGGGAGTACGTCGCGCGGGTGAGCATCGGCGGCATGAACACCCGCCGGACGGGTGCCTTCGAGGGGCAGTTCGGTGACCCGGCGACGCTCGAGCTCCCGTTCGCGTTCAACGAGGCGGAGCGCTCGAAGGTGACCGTCGAGCCGCTGGAGCAGTACGGCCAGCGCGGCGCGGTCAAGCCGATGAGCATGGGGATGATGCCGCAGGCGTACGCGCCGAAGCAGTCGGACCTGCCGGGCGAGTTCCTCGCGAAGACGACCAGCGACGACACCGTCTTCCTGTCGACACAGCTCTCGGGCGAGGCCGCGAGCCGGTTCGACGCCACGAACTACCTCGCCGTCTCGGCCCGGACCCCCTACAACCGCATCGTCCTCCCGTCGATGGCCGTCGAGGCGACGGTCACGCGGGGGAGCGAGACCGTCTTCGACGGCGCACTGACGCGGACGCTCGACCCCGAACTCGACTACCACTACGGCACGGCCATCGCGGGCGGCCTGCAGGCTGGCGACGAGGTCGAGTTGCGGGTCCCGACCCCGCCGCAGGTCGCCCGCCACGAGGGGTACGAGCGGGCGTTCCTGCAGATGGAGCCGATGACGTTCACGGTCTGA
- a CDS encoding DUF7282 domain-containing protein — protein sequence MQRRSLVAAALALACVAALAAVPLPVSAHVNDVRADPQVSADGTVLVETAYVADDAWLALYSDDGGERGEVIGTRQLGDAGFRTDLAVRIDEGAWRDWSEGEARTVHVALHNDKGSSGFDREEDPVLTFFGREATDQFTLEHGQGAYVGTRAFSPQDTDGPSVTVRTARLPSDGHLVARNVTNASEGNETALEPVGSTALAAGTHQDVTVELDAAYYERQDTRARIGLTVYRDDGDGRFGPGDEPVRAGDAAVTTFVFLNRTDASGGAGGESAGGGESSASDGAAVTTPGATDGTDGEGGGLVTTATAESTTAPGTTADGDTATKSTDGQPGFGVLTAALAVVAVLAAGGRRRRT from the coding sequence GTGCAACGACGCTCCCTCGTCGCGGCGGCGCTCGCGCTGGCCTGCGTGGCGGCGCTGGCGGCGGTTCCACTGCCGGTCAGCGCCCACGTCAACGACGTCCGTGCGGACCCGCAGGTCTCAGCCGACGGGACCGTACTGGTGGAGACCGCGTACGTCGCCGACGACGCCTGGCTGGCGCTGTACAGCGACGACGGCGGCGAGCGGGGCGAGGTCATCGGGACGAGGCAGCTGGGTGACGCCGGCTTCCGCACCGACCTCGCCGTGCGCATCGACGAGGGCGCCTGGCGCGACTGGAGCGAGGGCGAGGCCCGGACGGTCCACGTCGCGCTCCACAACGACAAGGGGTCCAGCGGCTTCGACCGCGAGGAGGACCCGGTTCTGACCTTCTTCGGGCGCGAGGCGACCGACCAGTTCACCCTCGAACACGGCCAGGGCGCCTACGTCGGCACCCGGGCGTTCAGCCCGCAGGACACCGACGGCCCGAGTGTGACCGTGCGGACCGCACGACTGCCGAGCGACGGGCATCTCGTCGCGCGGAACGTGACAAACGCCAGCGAGGGGAACGAGACCGCGCTGGAGCCCGTGGGCTCGACCGCGCTGGCGGCCGGCACCCACCAGGACGTGACCGTCGAACTGGACGCGGCGTACTACGAGCGCCAGGACACCCGCGCCCGCATCGGTCTCACCGTCTACCGTGACGACGGCGACGGGCGCTTCGGCCCCGGTGACGAGCCGGTTCGCGCGGGCGACGCGGCGGTCACCACCTTCGTCTTCCTCAACCGGACGGACGCCTCCGGGGGCGCTGGGGGCGAGAGTGCCGGTGGGGGCGAGAGTTCGGCCAGTGACGGCGCGGCGGTGACCACCCCGGGTGCGACCGACGGGACGGACGGCGAGGGCGGGGGGCTCGTCACGACCGCGACGGCCGAGTCGACGACGGCGCCCGGAACCACGGCGGACGGCGACACCGCGACGAAGAGTACGGACGGACAACCCGGATTCGGCGTTCTGACGGCAGCACTGGCCGTCGTGGCCGTGCTCGCGGCGGGCGGACGGCGCCGACGGACCTAA
- a CDS encoding winged helix-turn-helix transcriptional regulator, with protein sequence MTEATENTTRRAIHDHIRDRPGVHFNELTRVLDLAPGQVQYHLKRLTRSDRVVAADLFGRTHYYPPEYDDWERAALALLHRETSADIVAELLAAGPLGAGETAERVGIARSTCSWHVDRLVEADVVRKERDGNRVVLTLAEPERTARLLQRAEPSLPERLVDRFTRLVDSLLAE encoded by the coding sequence ATGACTGAAGCGACCGAGAACACGACCCGGCGGGCGATTCACGACCACATCCGGGACCGTCCGGGCGTCCATTTCAACGAGCTGACCCGGGTGCTGGACCTCGCACCCGGACAGGTCCAGTACCACCTGAAGCGGCTCACCCGTTCCGACCGCGTCGTCGCCGCGGACCTGTTCGGCCGAACCCACTACTATCCGCCCGAGTACGACGACTGGGAGCGGGCCGCGCTGGCGCTGCTCCACCGCGAGACGAGCGCGGACATCGTCGCCGAACTGCTGGCGGCGGGGCCGCTCGGCGCCGGCGAGACCGCCGAACGCGTCGGTATCGCCCGCTCGACCTGCTCCTGGCACGTTGATCGGCTGGTCGAGGCCGACGTGGTCCGGAAGGAGCGCGACGGGAACCGTGTGGTACTGACGCTCGCGGAACCGGAGCGGACGGCACGACTCCTGCAGCGGGCCGAGCCGTCGCTCCCCGAGCGGCTGGTGGACCGGTTCACGCGGCTCGTGGATTCGCTACTTGCCGAGTGA